Genomic DNA from Filimonas effusa:
GGGCGTGCTTTTTACGCTATAGCCTAATATCGGAAGCCTTGGGGCTTGTAAAAGTATTGCAACTATATAAAAGCCCATGGGGCAGCTATATGAATAGATTTTTTTTCTGGGTACCGGTTTTAGCTTTTGCCAGTTGCCGGTATCAAAAGCCTATTACTACGGTTGACTACCTGAACAATGGTCAAACCTGCAACCAGAAGATACCTGCAGACATTATAAAGAACGGGAAGATAAATAGCGCTTTTATTAAAAGCCTCCAATTTAGCATTTTAGATTCCATTTCTTTTCCCGATAAAAATCCTGATAGAAAGAAGCTATACAGCACTCCTGTTGCAGTCGATTTCAGTAAGAGAATAAAGCGACATTCAGAAGCATATTATTCCGTGTATACAGCTTATAATATCGACAAGGCAATAAAATACTATAATAAGCTTTTTGAAAATAAGATAGACTTCAATTCCCAGGAGGATTACAGGGAGATAAGTGTTTTGTATGGTGATATACCGTTATTAACCTCCCCCAAAGAATTCATTATTCAGCCCGGGGGCCAACCGTCGCCTTCTTTGTTTTACCATGAGATGGGACACAGGGCCTTCTGGTATCTTCAGGATAGATTAAACATTAAGTTCGGAGGGCTTACCTATATACATATGGGGCTTCTGGAATACTTCACGGTTTCGTTAAACAATTCCCCTGTTGTTGGAGAAGATTTCGTTCCCTCAAATCTGATAAGAGACGCTTCCCGATTATGCCAGTATCCTGCTGCCGATTCCCTTTATATCGGCTCTTTTTTCGATAAGCTGAAAGCGTTTTATAAATCAGAACTCGAAAATGAGCATAATAACATTTCAAAGTATTACTATCTCTCCGTTTCCAGGTATCAAAAATACTTTGCAAACGTGCTGGATAATCATAGAGCCGGTTTGATTATCACTTCTACCTTATGGCGTATCAGGCAAAAACTCGGAAAAGACAAAACCGACCGGCTTGTAGCTCAGACTATTTTGGGATTAAATTCATTTTTTGACAGGAGAGATCAATTCTACCGGGCGGGCAAGGAGGAATCATCTTCCGCTAAGATAGAGTGGTTTGACCTGTATTATGGATTGATTCAGACGGATAAAGCGCTCTATAATGGAGAGAATCAATTAGTTATTGAAAAGGAATTCAAAACAACCGGTTTCCCGGTCGAGAGCGTAAAAAAATAGAGGTGTTGGAAAACACCTCTCTGTAACCCTTCATAAACAATCCATACCCCTATGGATAGTTATTTTATTGGAGCAAACTTAAAAAAATATTAAAGGATTAAAAAAATATTAAATACATTTTCACATTTTTTTCCGATAATTCTAATAGGTTTCTAATGTGGAATTCGGGAGGAGAAAAGCAGACAGGGGTTTATCAATTAATTACAAATGATATAAATCACGTGTATGTTATAGGTGGTACAGTGCATTTTTTCACTACCTTTCGATTTTATATCAATTAAATCTTCGACATCCTTGCTTATGTACAACTCACTGTTTTATCTCGTGCCTGTGATGGGCGTAATAGGCCTTTTGTACACTTTTGTCAAATTCAACTGGGTATCTCGCCAGGATGCCGGCAACGAACGGATGAAGGAAATCAGCACTTATATTGCTGATGGTTCTATGGCTTTTCTGAAAGCGGAATGGAAGATCCTCTCCTATTTTGTAATTATAGTTGCGTTGTTGCTGGGTGTAATGGCTCAAAGTAACCCGCATTCGAACTGGTTGATCGCTGTAGCCTTCATATTGGGTGCGATTTGCAGCGCTACCGCCGGTTATATAGGCATGAAGGTGGCTACCAAGGCCAATGTACGTACAGCACATGCGGCACGCACCAGTTTATCGAAAGCTTTATCCGTTTCTTTTACAGGTGGTTCTGTTATGGGACTGGGTGTAGCTGGTTTAGCCGTTTTAGGTTTAGGAGGGTTATACCTTATTTTCAAACAAATACTGGCGCCCGGAGCTGAAGTTCGATCGGAGGAAATGCTGCGGACTATTGAAGTACTTACCGGTTTTTCACTTGGTGCAGAATCTATTGCGTTGTTTGCGCGTGTTGGCGGTGGTATTTATACCAAGGCAGCCGACGTTGGCGCTGACCTTGTAGGTAAAGTAGAAGCTGGCATCCCCGAAGATGATCCGCGTAACCCTGCCACTATTGCCGACAACGTTGGTGATAACGTAGGTGATGTTGCGGGTATGGGCGCCGACTTATTCGGTTCTTATGTGGCAACCGTTCTTGCAACGATGGTACTGGGGCAAGAAACTATATCCAGTGATAATTTCGAAGGTTTTGGCCCTATATTGTTGCCAATGATAATAGCTGGTTTAGGCATCCTGTTTTCCATCATCGGCACTTTCTTCGTTAAGATAAGTGATGCTGCCGGTATCAATACCAGCAATGTACAACGTGCCTTAAACATGGGTAACTGGGGTTCTATCGTATTAACGGCCCTAGCCTGTATTGGACTTGTATATTATATTTTACCGGAAACAATGACCTTACGTGGTCTTGAATTCACCAAATGGGGAGTACTGGGCGCGATTGGTGTTGGTTTACTGGTAGGTACTCTTATGAGTATCATTACTGAATACTATACAGCGATGGGCAAACGTCCTGTAATGAGCATTATCAGGCAGTCTGCTACGGGGCATGCTACCAACGTAATTGGTGGTCTGGCAGTAGGTATGGAATCGACCCTGCTCCCGATACTGGTACTGGCAGGTGGTATTTATGGTTCTTATGCCTGTGCTGGTTTATATGGCGTGGCTATTGCAGCTGCGGGTATGATGGCGACTACTGCGATGCAATTGGCGATCGATGCGTTTGGTCCTATTGCCGACAATGCCGGCGGTATTGCCGAGATGAGCGAGTTACCTAAAGAAGTTCGTGAAAAAACCGACGTTCTGGATGCGGTGGGTAACACTACAGCTGCTACCGGTAAAGGTTTTGCGATTGCTTCTGCGGCCTTAACGGCGCTGGCATTGTTTGCTGCGTTTGTGGGTGTAGCTGGCATCAGCGGGATCGATATATATAAA
This window encodes:
- a CDS encoding sodium-translocating pyrophosphatase, with translation MYNSLFYLVPVMGVIGLLYTFVKFNWVSRQDAGNERMKEISTYIADGSMAFLKAEWKILSYFVIIVALLLGVMAQSNPHSNWLIAVAFILGAICSATAGYIGMKVATKANVRTAHAARTSLSKALSVSFTGGSVMGLGVAGLAVLGLGGLYLIFKQILAPGAEVRSEEMLRTIEVLTGFSLGAESIALFARVGGGIYTKAADVGADLVGKVEAGIPEDDPRNPATIADNVGDNVGDVAGMGADLFGSYVATVLATMVLGQETISSDNFEGFGPILLPMIIAGLGILFSIIGTFFVKISDAAGINTSNVQRALNMGNWGSIVLTALACIGLVYYILPETMTLRGLEFTKWGVLGAIGVGLLVGTLMSIITEYYTAMGKRPVMSIIRQSATGHATNVIGGLAVGMESTLLPILVLAGGIYGSYACAGLYGVAIAAAGMMATTAMQLAIDAFGPIADNAGGIAEMSELPKEVREKTDVLDAVGNTTAATGKGFAIASAALTALALFAAFVGVAGISGIDIYKADVLACLFVGAMIPFIFSSLAIRAVGEAAMSMVEEVRRQFRSIPGIMEGTGKPEYDKCVAISTQASIKKMMLPGAIAIISPLIIGFLMGPEALGGFLAGATVSGVLMGMFQNNAGGAWDNAKKSFEKGVEINGETYYKKSEPHKASVTGDTVGDPFKDTSGPSMNILIKLMSIVSLVIAPTLAQLFHTKDAVRVKQKPAIEQTVQAAVPANQGNVAAYK